The sequence below is a genomic window from Harmonia axyridis chromosome 1, icHarAxyr1.1, whole genome shotgun sequence.
AAAGAAAAAACCGTTCAGAGTTTACCTAAACATCACAGGAAATGGTTGACGAAATATTCAGAAGATTTGAAATCTTTCAAAGCTTGTATCGAAAAGAATTCCCAGTTGATTCCCATAATATTGAAAGAAGCTAAAAACATTTTTGGCAATATATATTGCACAGATGGAAACAGTCATTCGGAAACTGAAGTAGGAACACTAACAGAAGGTGAAATTTggtgtttttcatttttagaatgTTTCACATATCTATGGACTTTTCAGGATTGTATAAAGTCCAATCAGTATTCAAACAGCTGATGAGAGATTGGAGCTCTATGGGTTCTTTAGAACGCGAACAGTGCTACCAGCCGATCATCGATGAAATTGAAGAACAATTTCCGGAGGATAAATTCGATCGTAAAATGATTAATGTACTGGTCCCCGGAGCTGGGTTGGGCCGACTTGCTTTTGAAATTTCAGTAAGGGGATTTGCATGTGAAGGAAACGAATTCAATATGTTCATGCTTGTGGTTTCCTATTTTGTGCTGAACTTGTGTAAGGAGGTTGacgagtttgaaatttttccttggATCCATCActattgcaacaatttgaaagCGGAAGATCAGATGATATCTGTAAGGTTGGTAGAAATATTTTGTTAGGAAATGTGAACAACAATTTAAAGAAAAACTTGCAAAACTCTGTGAGACATTGAAGAATGTCATAATGATCtattttgattgttttttaTTCCTTgttatacatggtgttccacaATAACTCCTAGAAATTTTCTGATGTTATTTTAAAACAACttgtaaataaattataaaattctaacAGGTTTCCAGATATACGTCCCATGCCGACACCAGGAGGAAGATTTTCCATGACAGCAGGCGATTTTCTGGAAGTGTACACCGATCACAATCAATGGCACTGTGTCGCCACATGTTTTTTCATCGATTGTGCCCCCAACGTCGTGCAATTTGTTGAAACAATTTACAATATACTCAAACCCGGAGGTGTTTGGGTGAATTTAGGACCACTCCTGTATCATTATTCGGGtctgaaaaatgagaaaagtatTGAGCCGAGCTTCGAAGTTCTGAGTGACATAATTAGTAGTATAGGTTTCGAAATGGAGAAATGCAGCACCGGTATCAAGACTAAATACTGCCAAAACCCCAAATCAATGCTAATGTATGAATATGACAGTGTATATTTTGTTTGTAGGAAGTCCATTAAAATCAATAACGGCGAAGGAGATTATTGACcttataaatttttaatttttttcactgcttttctcattatttttgaattgatttctCTCTATCTCTTTAGAATAAATGTTGCTTTAACTGAATAATGAAATGTGATATTAATTCCTGTATAAAGTacaaagaaaatatataaaaagaaAGTACATAATTACAATTTAGTTTGATTTATGACTATATTCTATAAtgaaaaaacttcaattttGTGAGTTGATTAGTTCACAATTGAGGTATAATTTCCCTGAAAGAGTTCTTTCGCAATCTAGACatctaaaaatttatttatatttgagaTTACAGGCGCCACCTAAATCCCTATCATTAATTCACCGTTCTCATGTACCTAGATCGCTGTTCTACCAGGATTTAACAGAGGTCTTCGTACTAGCGCTATCTATTGAGAAAATAAATCTAGCGTTAGTAATTGTAGTGCAGATGTCACGTACAATCTCGAAATAGGAACCTAtttgtttcatgaaaataagaGGCTGTATTGAGTAGTTCAAATATATTATTtgaaccacagattactagtcttcGATTTGAACCTAACcatacatttaaaaaaacattttactCTGTTATCTATGATTGTAAATGTTAATTTCTAATTCAAATCCAATTCAACTTAATGAAAAGCGCGTTTTAATCTTATTACTTTTCTGACTTGTTATTAAACTGCCTTCATCTTGTGGTGGAACTAACGAAGTCATCAAGGAATTTGAGTTTCATCTTGTTTCCTGGCATGGAGCAAAAACCGACCGAAGAAGCGGACCAAAAGCCGACTGAAGAAGTTGACCAAGATGAACTGCAATTTCCTGAAGACGAGGTCaggaaaataataatagatGCTGTGGAAAACGTGATTGGAGGAAATGGTTACCAACATGCCAAGGTCGATAAATGGACCACGGAAATAGTGGAAGCTTGCACATTTGAATTGACCAATTTCATGAAGCCCTATAAATATATCTTATCTTGTTCAATAATGCAGAAAAATGGGGCTGAAATACATACAGCAAACTCGTGTTTTTGGGATAATAATACTGATGGTAGCTGCACTGTACGTTGGGAGAACAAAACGATAATTTGTATTGTATCCATTTATGGCCTAGCCATGTGATAATTATAAACAGAGTTCATAAGATATACTTATATATACTGATAACAGGGACCATATTTGTTATTGGACATTTTTTAAGAATAGCTataaatcttcttcttcttcaatccTTTACTATGTGCTGGGTTTGTCACCATCTACACATCGAACAATTTGGACCATCGAGTGGGGTTCAAGTTTTctaaattccaaaaatattggCCCCAATTCAAGGTGTTAAATACTGAGCTATTATTGGAGATCAACTTTCTCACGTTACATTTATCTCTctctcccttttttttttttttttttttttcctttttttttttattataatttttaatgCAAGGTTTCCGTGGCGCATGTGAAGGCAGGGAAGGGTTCCCTCATGCACACAAAATACAACAAGGAAAGTATCATGAGGGGAAAACCAATTAGGGAACAGATGATACACATaacacatttatttttattttatttatttattttttttttttctttccttcATTTTTATAAATGGATTCCTGAGGCCACCAGGAAGTTGTACAATAACCTATAAACGAGAACATTTTCAGAAAAGATCAAATCATAGATGTTAATAGGGTAGGATTTTATGGATTTAACCTCATATAGGTCACTGCAAAACTTCAAACAATTCGACAAGTTTACCCGACAATTGAAGAATATGTGAGGGATATCACCCCTGTCTCCGCAAGCACACAAATCGGTCTGAGCAACATGTATCCTATAAAGATGACAAGGAgaagaacagtggttagagCGCAATCTATTTATAGTGACCACATTGCCTCTAGAGAGCTCCGCATCCAGAAACCAAGGGCGATTGCCTAAGGATCTGGGGTATACATATTGCGAAAAGGTACGGTTTCCCATCAATTCCCTCCATTCACGCTTCCACCTTTCCCAAATGATTCGCTTGAAAGAAGGCCAGAACTCACTAACATGAGCCCTCCTAATAACAGAGTTTTCTGAAGCTGTTTTTGCAAGATTGTCCGCTTTATCATTACCATCTATATTAGTGTGACTTGGAACCCAAACTAGTTTTACATTACAGGAATTATTGCAGAGGTACAGAATATTGTCTCTAATCGCTAGTGTAATATGATCATTACTAGCGGAAATCTTCCACTTAGTAATTTTCTCCAACGCACTCATGGAGTCCGTGATAATAAGAACCTTTTTaaaatttcttcttttgattTCCCAGGTCGCCTCAAGGATTGCAATCAGTTCAGCGGAGCAGATGGAAAAGTGATTTGGAAGTCTTTTCGATATTGAGATACCCGTAGGGCTATAAATTCCTATGCCTGTATGAGAAGGGGACTTGGAAGCATCAGTGTAAACTCTGTCGAAATTGGGGAATTTTCCCAGACAAGCAACCTCAAAGGATAAAGCGTTGTCCTGTGAAGACTTTGAGAGCCCAAGGGAGTAGTAGCC
It includes:
- the LOC123678988 gene encoding carnosine N-methyltransferase, which gives rise to MNSEVKILQEENKEREYFFSVLKTFSSYREQSLLRIESKEKTVQSLPKHHRKWLTKYSEDLKSFKACIEKNSQLIPIILKEAKNIFGNIYCTDGNSHSETEVGTLTEGLYKVQSVFKQLMRDWSSMGSLEREQCYQPIIDEIEEQFPEDKFDRKMINVLVPGAGLGRLAFEISVRGFACEGNEFNMFMLVVSYFVLNLCKEVDEFEIFPWIHHYCNNLKAEDQMISVRFPDIRPMPTPGGRFSMTAGDFLEVYTDHNQWHCVATCFFIDCAPNVVQFVETIYNILKPGGVWVNLGPLLYHYSGLKNEKSIEPSFEVLSDIISSIGFEMEKCSTGIKTKYCQNPKSMLMYEYDSVYFVCRKSIKINNGEGDY
- the LOC123674327 gene encoding dynein light chain Tctex-type 1-like — protein: MEQKPTEEADQKPTEEVDQDELQFPEDEVRKIIIDAVENVIGGNGYQHAKVDKWTTEIVEACTFELTNFMKPYKYILSCSIMQKNGAEIHTANSCFWDNNTDGSCTVRWENKTIICIVSIYGLAM